One genomic window of Methanosarcina acetivorans C2A includes the following:
- a CDS encoding flavin reductase family protein has protein sequence MAEKIKINNNVFIYPMPVTLLGANVKGKANLMALGWVSRVNANPPMLGVGVNKSHYTPEGIAENGSFSVNFPYSGMVKKTDYCGLVSGEKVDKSGLFEVFYGELKTAPMIKECTLNLECRVVETLEFPTNYFFVGEIIAAYSEEQYLIQGKPDIKKMDPLLLTMPDNSYWTVGDYAGAALKTGKSLMEKR, from the coding sequence ATGGCAGAGAAAATCAAGATCAATAACAACGTATTTATTTATCCGATGCCTGTGACCCTTCTCGGGGCAAATGTGAAAGGAAAAGCCAATCTCATGGCCCTGGGTTGGGTAAGCCGTGTGAATGCAAACCCGCCCATGCTTGGAGTCGGAGTCAATAAATCCCATTACACTCCGGAAGGGATCGCGGAAAACGGAAGTTTCAGCGTGAATTTCCCTTATTCCGGAATGGTGAAAAAGACCGACTACTGCGGGCTGGTTTCCGGGGAAAAGGTCGACAAGTCAGGCCTGTTTGAAGTGTTCTACGGGGAGCTCAAAACCGCGCCCATGATCAAAGAGTGTACGCTGAACCTTGAGTGCCGGGTGGTTGAAACTTTGGAGTTTCCGACAAACTACTTTTTTGTGGGGGAAATTATTGCAGCTTATTCCGAAGAGCAGTACCTGATACAGGGAAAGCCCGACATCAAAAAGATGGACCCCCTGCTCCTTACCATGCCGGATAACAGCTACTGGACAGTAGGGGACTATGCGGGAGCAGCCTTGAAAACGGGGAAAAGCCTGATGGAGAAAAGATGA
- a CDS encoding flavodoxin family protein: MKVIAFNGSPRKEGNTVTLIKHILAELEKEGIETEMVQIGGKSVHGCTACAKCYENKDKRCVIDKDIVNECIEKMLEADGIILASPTYFSDLTPELKALIDRAGFVAKANNEMFRYKVGAAVVAVRRAGAVHVFDSINHFFTISQMVIPGASYWNIGIGLAEGEVEKDEEGIRTMQVLGQNMAWLLKKINA; encoded by the coding sequence ATGAAAGTCATTGCATTTAACGGGAGCCCGCGAAAGGAAGGCAATACAGTCACTCTCATAAAACACATCCTTGCCGAGCTTGAAAAGGAAGGAATCGAAACCGAAATGGTGCAGATTGGGGGAAAAAGCGTCCACGGCTGTACAGCCTGTGCAAAATGCTATGAGAACAAAGACAAAAGATGTGTAATTGACAAAGACATTGTCAATGAATGTATTGAAAAAATGCTTGAAGCCGACGGCATAATCCTTGCTTCGCCCACATATTTCTCAGACCTGACCCCTGAGCTTAAAGCACTTATAGACAGGGCAGGCTTTGTCGCCAAAGCTAATAACGAAATGTTCAGGTACAAAGTGGGTGCAGCCGTTGTTGCGGTCAGGAGAGCCGGGGCAGTTCATGTCTTCGATTCTATCAACCATTTCTTCACGATTTCCCAGATGGTAATCCCGGGGGCAAGTTACTGGAACATTGGAATAGGACTTGCTGAAGGGGAAGTCGAAAAAGATGAGGAAGGCATCCGGACCATGCAGGTGCTGGGCCAGAACATGGCGTGGTTACTGAAGAAAATAAATGCATAA
- a CDS encoding epoxyqueuosine reductase, giving the protein MDIPMVGVASIERWTKPPFLPWMPEEFYPQSIYPGAKSVIVIGLPIPLPVLETSPSIYYRELYNTVNTLLDQYTYRLANFLTDKGYPSIFVPRDGYGNVQVLLENPIAFFSHRHAALLAGLGNFGVNNTILTPEYGPRVRLGSILSTAELPPDPMLETELCTRCMRCVKMCPANALNKEDYPSGLTDRKACSSYSAELNKRYISPCGICIKVCPIGNDRALYKRDNDAIYVDKDLFASHHKAWKHVRSYGGKRQ; this is encoded by the coding sequence ATGGATATACCCATGGTTGGGGTTGCCAGTATTGAGAGATGGACTAAACCTCCTTTTTTGCCCTGGATGCCTGAAGAATTCTATCCTCAATCCATATATCCGGGAGCAAAATCAGTGATAGTTATCGGATTGCCGATCCCTTTACCGGTGCTGGAGACGTCTCCTTCGATATATTACCGCGAACTGTACAATACTGTAAATACCTTACTGGATCAATACACATATCGACTTGCCAATTTCCTGACCGATAAAGGATATCCATCTATTTTCGTACCGAGAGACGGGTATGGGAACGTTCAGGTACTCCTGGAAAATCCCATTGCATTCTTTTCTCACAGACATGCTGCTTTGCTCGCTGGCCTGGGGAACTTTGGGGTAAATAATACGATCCTTACCCCGGAGTATGGTCCCAGGGTCCGTTTAGGTTCAATTCTGTCCACAGCTGAACTTCCTCCAGATCCGATGCTGGAGACTGAACTTTGCACTCGCTGTATGCGTTGTGTAAAGATGTGCCCGGCAAATGCTCTAAATAAGGAAGATTATCCCAGCGGACTAACAGATAGGAAAGCCTGCTCCTCTTATAGCGCTGAATTAAACAAGCGTTACATTTCACCTTGCGGAATATGTATCAAGGTCTGTCCGATAGGAAATGATAGAGCGCTATATAAAAGGGACAACGATGCAATATACGTAGATAAGGATCTTTTTGCCAGCCATCATAAAGCCTGGAAGCATGTTAGATCTTATGGCGGAAAAAGACAATAA
- the modA gene encoding molybdate ABC transporter substrate-binding protein, translated as MKKVCALLIIMVLAISLAGSGCTEKGTSTVSETQEKEFSGQQITVCSGAGLIKPMNELVANFENETGADIEVRYGGSAELFGILTSKECDVFIPGDFYYTGQAMEKNYVYNESVTNLTLHVPIIAVPEGNPANISKLDDLANPGVKLALGDPKGPAIGRVSEAICTKEGILPEVENNTIVKTATVNQLLIYIVSGEADATIIWEDMASWSEASGKLETIPIPEEQNKIKTIPTAVSVYTEDTELAEAFNTYIAGEEAKEVWEKWGFEPCES; from the coding sequence ATGAAAAAAGTCTGCGCACTCTTAATAATCATGGTACTTGCAATCTCCCTGGCCGGTTCAGGCTGTACTGAGAAAGGAACATCTACGGTCTCGGAAACCCAGGAAAAAGAGTTTTCCGGGCAGCAGATCACGGTTTGTTCCGGCGCAGGGTTGATAAAGCCCATGAACGAATTGGTTGCAAATTTTGAGAACGAGACCGGAGCGGATATTGAGGTTCGATACGGAGGAAGTGCCGAACTCTTCGGGATCCTGACCTCAAAGGAATGTGATGTTTTTATTCCCGGGGATTTCTACTATACCGGACAGGCTATGGAAAAGAATTATGTTTACAACGAAAGCGTAACCAACCTGACCCTGCACGTCCCGATAATTGCAGTTCCCGAGGGAAACCCGGCAAACATAAGCAAGCTCGATGACCTGGCAAACCCCGGAGTAAAACTGGCTCTTGGAGACCCTAAAGGCCCTGCTATAGGCAGAGTCTCGGAAGCAATCTGTACAAAGGAAGGCATCCTTCCTGAAGTTGAGAATAACACAATTGTCAAAACTGCGACCGTAAACCAGCTTCTCATCTACATTGTATCTGGAGAAGCGGACGCGACAATCATCTGGGAGGATATGGCAAGCTGGAGTGAAGCCAGCGGAAAACTCGAAACAATCCCTATCCCCGAAGAACAGAATAAAATAAAGACCATCCCCACAGCGGTTTCAGTTTATACCGAAGACACTGAACTGGCAGAAGCATTCAACACTTACATTGCAGGCGAAGAAGCAAAAGAGGTCTGGGAAAAATGGGGCTTTGAGCCATGCGAGTCTTAA
- a CDS encoding flavodoxin family protein produces MKVIGIVGSPRKNGNTNILVQQVLEGAAEAGAETRNFFLNEMDYKGCQGCNYCKANDKCKLEDDLAELFDELLAADGVVFGSPIYFGQFTGQMRLFLDRCYSLINADFSSRVPAGKKAVIIGTQGAPDAAAFKGVFEEFAGQISNFMGMEVKDTIVGVGYHAPGEVKGDVELMEKAKTAGLNLFK; encoded by the coding sequence ATGAAAGTCATAGGTATTGTTGGAAGTCCCCGAAAGAACGGAAACACAAATATCCTTGTTCAGCAGGTCCTTGAAGGCGCGGCAGAAGCAGGGGCTGAGACCCGGAACTTCTTCCTCAACGAGATGGACTACAAAGGCTGTCAGGGCTGCAACTACTGCAAAGCCAATGACAAATGCAAGCTTGAAGACGACCTTGCGGAGCTTTTCGATGAACTGTTAGCAGCTGACGGCGTTGTCTTTGGCTCTCCTATTTACTTCGGCCAGTTTACAGGTCAGATGCGGCTTTTCCTTGACCGCTGCTATTCCCTCATAAACGCAGACTTCTCCTCCCGCGTCCCGGCCGGGAAAAAGGCTGTAATCATAGGAACTCAGGGAGCCCCTGACGCTGCTGCTTTCAAAGGGGTCTTTGAGGAGTTTGCAGGGCAGATCTCAAACTTCATGGGCATGGAAGTAAAGGATACGATAGTAGGAGTCGGATACCACGCCCCCGGAGAAGTAAAGGGTGATGTTGAACTTATGGAAAAAGCAAAAACTGCAGGCTTAAACCTGTTTAAGTAA
- a CDS encoding nitroreductase family protein, giving the protein METLEAIHTRRSIRKYTDRPVPRELVTELLRAAMNAPSAVNAQPWIFIVIDDRKILDEIPTFSPYAGMCGEAPLAILVCGDTTLEKAPGYWVQDCSAAIQNLLLAAHDAGLGAVWTGIFPMTDRVKGFRKTFGLPDYVFPLGLVPVGYPAEKPEPQDRYREEKVYHNRYGQKKG; this is encoded by the coding sequence ATGGAAACTCTTGAAGCAATCCACACTCGCAGAAGCATTCGAAAATACACCGACAGGCCAGTTCCTAGGGAGCTTGTTACCGAACTGCTGAGAGCTGCAATGAACGCTCCTTCCGCAGTTAACGCCCAGCCCTGGATCTTTATTGTTATCGATGACAGGAAGATTCTGGACGAGATTCCCACTTTCAGTCCTTATGCGGGAATGTGCGGGGAAGCGCCTCTTGCAATCCTGGTCTGTGGGGATACGACTCTGGAAAAAGCGCCGGGGTACTGGGTACAGGACTGTTCGGCAGCCATCCAGAACCTTCTGCTTGCAGCTCATGATGCAGGGCTTGGAGCAGTCTGGACAGGGATTTTTCCCATGACAGACAGGGTTAAAGGTTTCAGGAAAACTTTCGGACTGCCGGATTATGTATTTCCTCTCGGGCTTGTGCCTGTCGGTTATCCTGCCGAGAAACCCGAACCTCAGGACAGGTACAGGGAAGAAAAAGTTTACCACAACAGGTACGGCCAGAAAAAAGGATGA
- a CDS encoding winged helix-turn-helix transcriptional regulator → MVSERNNKKNYQCPVEATLDVIGGKWKPLILWQLRGEKLRFSGLRQNMQGISPKMLTKQLRELEADGLVFREVYPEIPPRVEYSLTEFGKTVIPVLEALCEWGNGYLGRECILGKNEGAKTSERLSQ, encoded by the coding sequence ATGGTTAGTGAGAGGAACAACAAAAAAAACTATCAATGCCCTGTGGAAGCAACCCTGGACGTCATAGGGGGCAAATGGAAGCCTCTGATCCTCTGGCAGTTGAGAGGAGAAAAACTGCGTTTTTCAGGACTGCGGCAGAATATGCAGGGTATTTCTCCCAAAATGCTTACAAAACAGCTTCGGGAACTTGAAGCCGACGGGCTTGTTTTCAGGGAGGTTTATCCCGAGATCCCACCAAGGGTTGAATACTCTCTTACAGAATTTGGAAAAACCGTAATTCCGGTTCTCGAAGCGCTCTGTGAATGGGGAAACGGCTACCTCGGCAGGGAATGCATTCTTGGGAAAAATGAGGGAGCAAAAACCTCTGAGAGGCTTTCACAGTAA
- a CDS encoding MATE family efflux transporter: MDERSQMLANEKISKLLLKLSVPAMVGMLVQAFYNLVDTIFVGHAYGADSIQAIGGIAVAFPIQMVGMAVSLAIGIGGSSIISRRMGEREMKKANKTFSNLIFLSILSSLLITGAGISFIVPLLKLFGATETILPYSLEYLEVILYGTVLFSLAMVTNSIARSEGNAKVAMNSMMMAGGLNIILDPIFIFGFGMGIRGAAIATVLAQGIGVLYIARYFLSGKSTLRFHPADLKPDSKIIKEVLAIGASPFARNVSSSFMIIILNNLLAFYGGDIAIAIFGIISKLLMFTLMPMFGIIQGLQPIVGFNYGAKNFGRVRESVKLAIIITTGMSIAGFLVLYLFPEQLFGIFSGDHQLIVEGKNAVRIVVLATPLIGFQVVGGALYQALGKARPSLFLSMCRQVLFLIPLVLILPKYLELFGVWAAFPLADTLAFAVTLIMVIREFKVLAEEGENMRNDPMRNDPLAGN; this comes from the coding sequence GTGGACGAAAGAAGTCAGATGCTTGCAAACGAGAAAATAAGTAAACTTCTCCTTAAACTTTCAGTACCGGCAATGGTAGGAATGCTGGTGCAGGCTTTTTATAACCTCGTAGATACGATATTTGTAGGTCATGCTTATGGGGCAGACAGTATCCAGGCTATCGGCGGAATTGCCGTAGCCTTCCCGATCCAGATGGTAGGGATGGCTGTAAGTCTTGCCATAGGGATAGGCGGTTCATCCATAATCTCCCGCCGCATGGGAGAAAGGGAGATGAAAAAAGCCAATAAAACCTTTTCAAACCTGATATTCCTATCCATTCTTTCAAGCCTCCTGATCACGGGAGCCGGGATTTCCTTCATAGTTCCTCTCCTGAAACTATTCGGAGCTACGGAAACTATTCTTCCCTACTCTCTCGAATACCTGGAAGTAATCCTTTATGGAACAGTACTTTTTTCCCTTGCAATGGTGACAAATTCCATTGCCCGTTCCGAGGGAAATGCAAAGGTTGCCATGAACTCCATGATGATGGCAGGAGGCCTGAACATAATACTCGACCCCATCTTTATTTTTGGTTTCGGGATGGGGATTAGAGGAGCTGCCATTGCAACGGTTCTGGCCCAGGGAATAGGAGTGCTTTACATTGCCCGGTACTTCCTGAGCGGGAAAAGTACACTCAGGTTCCACCCTGCTGACCTCAAGCCGGACAGCAAAATCATAAAAGAAGTCCTGGCAATAGGAGCGTCTCCCTTTGCACGCAACGTGTCAAGCAGCTTCATGATAATAATCCTGAACAACCTCCTTGCCTTTTACGGAGGAGACATAGCCATCGCTATTTTCGGAATCATCAGTAAGCTCCTGATGTTTACCTTAATGCCCATGTTCGGAATAATCCAGGGCCTTCAGCCGATTGTAGGCTTCAACTACGGGGCAAAAAACTTTGGGCGTGTCAGGGAATCGGTAAAGCTTGCTATCATTATCACAACAGGCATGTCCATTGCAGGTTTCCTGGTACTCTACCTGTTTCCGGAGCAGCTTTTCGGAATTTTCAGCGGAGACCACCAGTTGATAGTCGAAGGAAAAAACGCCGTAAGAATTGTGGTGCTGGCAACTCCCCTGATAGGCTTTCAGGTCGTAGGAGGAGCTCTTTACCAGGCCCTCGGAAAAGCAAGACCCTCCCTGTTTTTATCCATGTGCAGACAGGTGCTTTTCCTGATCCCCCTTGTGCTCATACTCCCGAAATATCTCGAACTCTTCGGGGTCTGGGCAGCTTTCCCGCTTGCAGATACCCTGGCTTTTGCGGTAACCCTGATCATGGTTATCCGGGAGTTCAAAGTGCTTGCTGAGGAAGGAGAAAATATGAGAAACGACCCAATGAGAAACGACCCGCTTGCAGGGAATTAA
- a CDS encoding putative quinol monooxygenase, which produces MTIKVVAKNQVKPEKIQEFMDLCKKLVEESVKEEGCIEYGVYQESENSGILTMLEEWKDESSLDEHLKSRHFTEIFPLLSGCLEKETEISVYRKKL; this is translated from the coding sequence TTGACGATAAAGGTTGTTGCCAAAAACCAGGTCAAACCTGAAAAAATTCAAGAATTTATGGATTTGTGTAAAAAGCTTGTAGAAGAATCCGTAAAAGAAGAAGGCTGCATCGAATACGGAGTATATCAGGAATCGGAGAATTCGGGAATCCTGACGATGTTAGAAGAATGGAAAGACGAAAGCAGCCTGGATGAACACTTAAAATCCAGGCATTTTACAGAAATATTTCCTTTGCTTTCAGGATGTCTTGAGAAAGAAACTGAAATTAGTGTATATAGAAAAAAGCTGTGA
- a CDS encoding ATP-dependent DNA helicase, translating into MEQKNGYMRYFTKKSCYPNQGEAMEKIHSALLNQKIVLFEGACGTGKTLSSLAPALHVGRKLNKVVIIVTNVHQQMVQFIHEARDINRDNSIKTIVFKGKTSMCPDNLDYEECRLKGENTYDLLDFEREVSSKEKELKDAYEKYKRTKDPALYALRNELEKELEEARKKAQGLRSHSCSKLYEVLRFEGNEFSSWLFSDVRSPEEIMEYAEDRGMCGYELLKKELKNTELLICNFHHVLNADIFMTLLKWLERDPEDIILIFDEAHNIEASARSHSSVMLSELTIEKALSEVGEIPEPDSSPVFGTRTGVSGTGSGSGPGIPLDQDYASRLYAKRLFSCLLNAVRETYDSKLKFGERNRLGKHWQDIQISDPYERLDILKARFLRDAKKEGFADEEKVLTRLREIGEFGGRLEDIYAENYKKGLLPVPKRSQIRYVADFLSSYLVLSDRQNYYPILNMRRDFKSDRVVGRLELFTCIPKNVTQPLLDSVYSAVLMSATLRPFEMIKSTLGITREVEEIIYGITFPKERRLTLAVSVPPLFAKNRDSPETLESLKESLLAATAASPGNVIIYFQSYAEALRYTKLLEPELSVPVFLDEIGVSAQEIRQKFFKKGEQGGKAVLITYLWGTLSEGVDFRDSRGRTVIVVGVGYPALNDRIKAVESAYDTVFGCGEGWEFAVQVPTIRKVRQAMGRVVRSPGDFGVRILLDARYQGSQARKLGKFSVFGYFPPEESKEFLDVAPRDVGSLVEEFFANIVPYSPEKKDHGNKENEKKGLKSPASGRLEFGSLAEKL; encoded by the coding sequence ATGGAACAGAAGAACGGATACATGAGGTACTTTACAAAAAAAAGCTGCTACCCTAATCAGGGAGAAGCCATGGAGAAGATTCACTCTGCTCTCCTGAATCAGAAAATCGTACTTTTTGAAGGGGCGTGCGGAACAGGCAAGACCCTGAGCTCCCTTGCTCCTGCCCTACACGTGGGCAGAAAGCTCAACAAGGTCGTAATCATAGTCACGAATGTCCACCAGCAGATGGTCCAGTTCATCCACGAAGCCAGGGACATCAACAGGGACAACAGCATAAAAACAATTGTTTTCAAGGGCAAGACCTCCATGTGTCCCGATAATCTCGACTACGAGGAGTGCAGGCTGAAAGGGGAAAACACATACGATCTCCTTGATTTTGAGCGTGAGGTCTCTTCAAAGGAAAAAGAACTCAAGGACGCCTATGAAAAATACAAACGGACAAAAGACCCTGCCCTTTACGCCCTCCGAAACGAGCTTGAAAAAGAACTCGAAGAAGCCCGAAAAAAAGCTCAAGGCCTGAGGAGCCACTCCTGCTCAAAGCTTTATGAAGTCCTCAGGTTCGAAGGAAATGAGTTTTCTTCCTGGCTCTTTTCCGATGTAAGAAGCCCCGAAGAGATAATGGAATATGCGGAGGACCGGGGCATGTGCGGGTATGAGCTGCTCAAAAAGGAACTTAAAAACACGGAACTTCTTATCTGCAATTTCCACCATGTACTCAATGCTGACATCTTCATGACCCTCCTTAAATGGCTTGAGCGAGACCCTGAAGACATTATTCTTATCTTTGACGAAGCCCACAACATTGAGGCTTCTGCCAGGTCCCATTCCTCCGTAATGCTCTCCGAGCTAACCATTGAAAAAGCTCTTTCCGAGGTAGGGGAAATTCCCGAGCCTGACAGCTCTCCTGTATTCGGAACACGTACAGGTGTGTCCGGGACAGGCTCCGGATCCGGGCCTGGGATTCCTCTTGACCAGGACTATGCTTCCCGGCTCTATGCAAAAAGGCTCTTTTCCTGTCTGCTTAATGCAGTCAGGGAGACCTATGACTCAAAACTGAAGTTCGGAGAGAGGAACAGGCTTGGAAAACACTGGCAGGATATCCAGATAAGCGACCCTTATGAACGCCTCGACATCCTGAAAGCTCGTTTTTTGCGGGATGCAAAGAAAGAAGGGTTTGCAGATGAAGAAAAAGTGCTGACTCGGCTGCGGGAAATCGGGGAATTCGGAGGTAGGCTGGAAGATATCTACGCTGAAAATTACAAAAAAGGGCTACTTCCAGTGCCCAAGCGCTCCCAGATTCGATATGTTGCCGATTTTCTTTCTTCCTATCTTGTGCTTTCGGACAGGCAGAACTATTACCCGATCCTGAACATGCGCAGAGACTTCAAAAGCGACAGGGTAGTCGGAAGGCTTGAACTTTTCACCTGTATTCCCAAAAATGTGACTCAGCCTTTGCTTGATTCCGTTTATTCGGCTGTGCTGATGTCAGCTACCCTCCGGCCTTTCGAGATGATCAAATCCACTCTCGGTATTACGCGGGAAGTGGAAGAAATTATCTACGGGATCACTTTTCCAAAGGAAAGAAGGCTTACCCTTGCGGTTTCGGTCCCACCCCTTTTTGCAAAAAACAGGGACAGCCCCGAAACTCTGGAAAGCCTGAAAGAATCGCTTCTTGCTGCCACGGCTGCATCGCCAGGGAATGTGATCATTTATTTCCAGAGCTATGCGGAAGCCCTCCGCTATACAAAACTCCTTGAACCCGAGCTTTCAGTCCCTGTTTTTCTTGACGAGATCGGGGTCTCAGCCCAGGAAATCAGGCAGAAGTTTTTCAAAAAAGGGGAGCAGGGAGGAAAAGCCGTGCTCATAACCTATCTCTGGGGAACCTTAAGCGAAGGTGTCGATTTCAGAGACTCCCGCGGCAGGACCGTAATTGTCGTAGGTGTGGGATACCCGGCTCTGAATGACAGGATAAAAGCCGTAGAGTCTGCTTATGATACGGTTTTTGGCTGCGGGGAAGGCTGGGAATTTGCAGTCCAGGTGCCAACTATAAGGAAGGTCAGGCAGGCAATGGGGAGAGTTGTCCGCTCCCCGGGAGATTTCGGGGTAAGAATCCTCCTGGATGCCCGCTACCAGGGTTCACAGGCGCGTAAATTGGGCAAGTTTTCGGTTTTCGGTTACTTCCCGCCCGAGGAAAGTAAGGAGTTTCTTGATGTAGCTCCAAGGGATGTCGGAAGCCTTGTAGAAGAATTTTTTGCAAATATAGTGCCCTACTCTCCTGAAAAAAAGGATCATGGGAATAAGGAAAACGAAAAAAAGGGGCTTAAATCTCCTGCTTCAGGTCGGCTGGAGTTCGGGAGCCTTGCAGAAAAGCTCTAA
- a CDS encoding NAD(P)H-dependent oxidoreductase, giving the protein MKVLYIYAHQEPKSFNAALKDTALAALKEKGHEVELSDLYAMNFNPVLTEKDFTDRKKPDVFKPFLEAIQASKTGAFAPDILAEMEKVKWADFLIFQFPIYFTSMPAILKGWIDRVLAPGFGFNPLTNSAYETGLLKGKTTMITTTTGASEEWYSEGGEHGDLNRHLESVTHCVFEYMGMKVLPSHIIYEVSSLTKERGAEELEKYRKRISEL; this is encoded by the coding sequence ATGAAAGTTTTGTACATTTACGCACACCAGGAACCGAAATCCTTTAACGCTGCTCTGAAAGACACAGCCCTTGCTGCTCTGAAAGAAAAGGGCCACGAAGTAGAACTTTCGGACCTCTATGCAATGAACTTCAATCCCGTGCTTACTGAGAAGGACTTCACGGATCGGAAAAAGCCGGATGTTTTCAAGCCTTTCCTAGAGGCGATTCAAGCATCCAAAACAGGAGCTTTTGCTCCCGACATACTGGCTGAGATGGAAAAAGTAAAATGGGCCGACTTCCTGATATTTCAGTTCCCGATTTACTTCACGTCCATGCCTGCGATCCTCAAAGGCTGGATAGACAGAGTTCTTGCTCCGGGCTTTGGCTTCAATCCTCTCACAAACAGCGCCTACGAGACCGGACTCCTGAAAGGAAAAACTACAATGATCACCACCACCACAGGGGCTTCGGAGGAATGGTATTCCGAAGGAGGGGAGCATGGAGACCTGAACAGGCACCTTGAATCGGTTACCCACTGTGTTTTTGAGTATATGGGGATGAAGGTACTGCCGTCCCATATTATCTATGAGGTGAGCAGCCTTACAAAGGAAAGAGGGGCCGAAGAACTCGAGAAATATAGGAAGAGAATTTCCGAACTATAA